taggatgtaggTCAGATAcccaaaagtcaggagtccgcctggaaaacagagacatgcattttttaattttagcagtcaggagtccgcctggaaaacagagacaaaCCTTttaatttttggcaatcaggagtccgcctggagaacagagacatacttttcaagttcgAAGTCAGGaggtccgcctggaaaacagagacatacaatttaattttagcaatcaggagtccgcctggagaacagagacatgtaTTTTtgaaatttagcaatcaggagtccgcctgaagaacggataCATACAGTTTTAactttagcaatcaggagtccgcttgAAGaatggagacatacagtttaaatttagCAGTCAGGAATCCACCTGGAGAGCGGAGgcacacagttcaagttttgggaagtcaggagtccgcctggagaacggagacaCGTATTTTGAATTTCAGTGGTCAGGAGCCGCCTAGATAATAGAGGAGtaatttcaattttaagttcggaagtcaggagcccacctggataatagaggagtagtttcaattttaaggtcgacagtcaggagcccgcctggataacagaggagtACATTAGAGTTCAATAAGTACTCGTCATCTCACATATACGCCGCTCACATGAATTTCATATAGCAAATAGGTCAAGGgtccctaatccctcgagtcaaagttagatACGACACTTACCTCTCTCCACGGGCCACTAAatgctcaattaccgcttttcttCTAGTATccacctccaaaccactcgtatctagtcacaattaactcaataacatcaattattgttaaaggaattaactacaatgcataaatttagatttcccaaactttcccccaaaaagtcaaaaaccgaccccggGTCTGCGTGGTCAAAACcagaggttcagaccaaaattcATTTACTCATTCACtctcgagcccggatatataattgattttggaatccgacctttAATTCGAGATCTATATCCTCAATTTTtcaaatccctagtttctacccaaaaactCCCAATTCTACCATGAACACTCTAGATTTTTGGTTGAAACTTTATGAAAtttaatgggtaattgaaagaaagtgaTTTAGAACCACTTACCAACACTTTAGGAAAGAAAGTAGCTTGAGAGAATCGCCTCTAAGCTGTctagtttttgaaaatttgaaaaaatggcTTAAGTTTCGTATTGGGACTATTTAATAGCTGGGCGACaatgttcatcgcgttcgcgaggacactatcgcgttcgcgaagagcaaagCTTGCCAAGCTTACTCGATCGCAAGTCCCACATCGCGTTGGCGAAGGCTACTCCCCCCTGGCCTTCATGTTCGCGAGCTCttgctcgcgttcgcgatgaaggaataactgacccctcccccaggtcccaattgcttcgcgttcgcattgagctgattgcgttcgcgaagggtaaggcCCTCAtcgcttcgcgttcgcgacctagcctacgcatttgcgaagaagaaaaaaatcagcCACCAATTTCTACTTTGCTTTCACGAGAGtgccttcgcaaacgcgaagaagggaACCAGAAGGCACCTAAAAATGCAGAAAAACTAGATTTTTCGAAGTCCAAAGCATCCCATAACCTAtatgaaactcacccgagcccttgaggctccaaaccaaacatgcacaaaagtcctaaaacatcaattgaacttgctcgcatgatcaaatcgccaaaataacacctagaactacaaattgaacaccaaatccaatgaaattttcaagaaagctttaaaacttctattttttCAATCGgatgtctgaatcacgtcaaaccaattccgtttctcaccaaatttcacagacaagttataaatattattttggacctgtaccgggctccggaaccaaaatacagaccCTATATCAACAAGGCCAAACATCAATCAATTCTTAAAAACCAATAGATTTTCAGACTTTTAATTTCGATATAAATTCATAATCcaagctagggacctcggaattcgattctgggcatatacccaggtcccatatttcaaTACGGACCCACTGGGACCGTCAAAATAGGGTCCGAGACCGTTtattcaaaatattgaccgaagtcaactaaaattaacttttaaggcaaaaattcttgtttttattagtttttaacataaaagccttCCGGGTCAATagccggactacgcacgcaaatcgagaaatGCTAGAATGAGGTTCTAAAGGCTTCGAAACACAGAGTTtaattctaaaacataagatgacctattGGGTCATCACACCTAGAATAAGCAAATAATTCGTATTATATCTCTATCTAATAGTTAGATGAAGCTTCATATAATTTAACATAGTATTAAAGCACAGATTGGCGcaaaattcaaatttcaccatCGAATCATTCATCAATGATATTATATTCGCGTGTTTGTTAAACAAAAGAATCACACTCTCACGTAAACATGGATCACTGGCAAACTTATAATAAATTAGTAAACTTTATTCAATTAACAGTAGCCTCTGACCCCACCAAATATTTTATTCGAAAAACGTGCATGACCACACAGAATATATGTATCGTCCAACTTGCTCATTGTGTGGAACGAAATAGTGAGTATCAATTTTTCAAAAAGTTACTTTTGCTCAATTGCAGTCCAGTTTTCGGGAGCATCTAAATAAAGCTCACAATCTTTTGAATGTTCTTTTTCTGGTCTAGGCTTGTTATCGTATCTTTTCTTTACGTATAAATAGACTCACCATGATCACCCCCATTTTCAAGCAACCAGCTAGCTCTGAGTTTGGAAAATAATTGAACCCTTTAATTTTTCCAGCTCTTTCTTGCTAGCTAGTTGCTTCTTGTACTCCTTAACGTACGATCATCAAGTTGAGAGTTCGAGTTATCAATGGACAAAGTACGACGCTTGGCAACAGAACATGGAGTAGTAATCTTCAGCAAGAGTACATGTTGCTTGTGCTATGCAGTGACAATCTTATTCCAAGATCAGCTTGGAGTAAGTCCATATGTTCATGAAATAGATCATGATCCAGAAGGAAAAGAAATGGAAAAGGCGCTATTGAGGATGAGTTGCAATGCTTCTGTGCCGGCAGTTTTCATTGGGGGAAAATTGGTTGGTTCTACCAATGAAGTAATGTCACTCCACCTTAAAGGCTCTCTCATTCAACTCCTCAAGCCTTACATGcctaattaaaattaaaaccctCCATTTCAAAGTTTGTCATTAATGAATATTATTAACTaggaacaaagaaataactaaGATCATTTTCTTGGTCGACGAAGTTGTTGTCTACAAATGTTATATGTAAGTGGTTGTGATTATGTGTAATGTTATTTGATTTTCGTTAGTGATCTCTTATTAGATAGAATAACCATTTGTCTGCGAAAATGTGGTGTGTTTTCCCTAGTTCCAAGAATGCATTACCATTTGTTTCCTCAATTGAAAGAAGTTATTACTAACATTATATTATTACTTTAGGATAGTTTTCTTCTCAGAAACTCTATTTCTTGGGGTGAAGGATCAACATCACAAGAGTATGTAGGAATCAGGATATGAATGGAGAATCCTTCCCTGCACacaattaaaatatatatatatatatatattaaataaaaaaTCCTAATTCCTACACGAAAACAAGCAATACCCATATTATATGGGTAATGTAATAATAGCACTTTAATATTCACTTTATTTAGAAAAAAGTAcgggaaaaataaaataatttataatcgGTTTTGATCAAAAGGCAACTTGGTCTGTAATTGGCTGAAATTAAGTGGTTATATTTGAGGAAGATCCTTTGGGCGGTTATTGCTACTATTAAAAAGTTCAAAAATATCATGATTCACTCTGTAATACCGAGAAATATCACATTAATTGAACATTCTTTTGAATATAAGCCTTATGTTATTCGACGTTGATAAATAGACACCACTTTCGCTAGCACTTTGGATGCACCATCATCCTCTGCTGACGCCCTGGATATACCGCCGTAACACAGTCATTAAAAAAATGACCTCTATTTGAAAAGAGtaaggtaaagaaaagaaaaccatGATAGACTAGTTGGAATATCATAGGGTTGGCATTATAATAGAGCAACCAAAATAAAAAGACGCACTTTAACATAAACTTCACTTATACTTTTTGCTAGCAGCCCTAAATTTTCTATTCCAATGTACATTTTCTTCCATAAATCCTCGTTTTTATactaatgttttttttttttggatcatCACATGGTATGTGTATATACCATCTATAAATGCATAGTTCACAAAATGAAACTTCCTAGTTTTATAGGAGATGTCCTTGATACATGCACCTTTTTATAAGGTGCCTAAGACCAAGATCGAGGAATTTTAAATGCACTAAACAGGTCCGGTGGGATGTAGAGCCAACAATCAAATGCGTGGAAAAAATTGTATAGCTACAACATCAATTGCAGTATCAAGGAGAAGTGCAGGGGTTAGATAGGGATTGCAAACGGACGGTGGAGGTGCTTGGCGGGGTTTCTCTCCAGAGtgactaaaagaaaattttatattGGTTCAAAAAAAATCCattttctttaaataaataaaaataatgaagaaTTTCATGACTTTATTGACTTGatcatgaaaataattttttttatttcttatgaCACTTCTAATTGTTAATTGGATGAAGTTGAAAAGGGTATGAATGGACGTAGATGCTTACTTTATGACATGCTCAATTATCACTTAATTTAAATATGTTAGGCTCTTTAATCATTGTTGTAAGAAGCAATTACTAATTCATGATCTGGTATgtataaaataaaaacttcattCTCATATCCTTTCATGTGAATTGTATTAACTAAAGTGTTCTAAATCCAAGAATTGAAATAAAAGTTATATGTACGGTAATTATTTGGATTGAATATTTTATGAAACTTTCAAATATTTTAAGGTTTATCACTATTGAACATGTATAGAAACCTAACAATAAAGTGAAGAATATGTAATTTACGAAATTATTAAATGTATTTTATCTTCATTtattatgtatcattatttattcTAAATCATATTATTCAAGATGTTTGTATCACAAATTTAAAGTTATAATGTTTTTGTTTCATACAAATGTTCTTCGCTGACCACAAGAtttgttttctttagtttcataAATTGTTGGTTCTTTGGTACATTATGGTGAGAAGTAAATTGACAAATGCAATTTTATTGAAATAATTAGATTTTAATTCGTTCAAACAAGTAAGATAACAATTGCTATATATAATTAGTTTCCGTTAAAATTAATCGCACATTGCATCTCTTCTAATACTAGTTGACTAGGATATGAAAGGAgagaaaacataaaacaaaaaatcCTCACATCTAAGCTAAGTTTAAAACAAGCCCATCCTCACTTCTTATTCTAATCGTTTACAAGGGTTACTTGACTTGTCTTCATTAATTGAGAATGTGGTAAGTGTGTTCTTTCATACGGTTTAAACATTTAGGTGGGATGATAATATAATTCAACATGATATTAGAGCAGATAGAAAATTTGAGTTCAAATCTCAGTGTCaccccaaaaagtaaaaacataCTCGTATTTCACATGGTTGACTCATGAAGAAAAGGAGATGTTTTCCTTAGTCAAGCCTTAGTCTAAATCGGCCAACAGTACGCCATTGTGTTCCCCTCTCTCTATATAGATGTAAATAAATGAAATTTCTAATTGTTAACCATATTCAGTATACAAAGCACCAGAGATAATTCCTGCAAAGTAGCATCCCATTGCTTTATCAATACTTGCACCAAAAGTAATGAATCTGATTCCACGATCACTCTATTATAACCATTCACCATGCATTTTCACAAAGCTATTATAACAGCTCAGCTCACTAATATATTCATGTTCAATTCGAGCATAGGTTCACACATCTTTAAAATGTATCACTAAAAGTTTAAGGCTATGCCCGCACTAACCCATGCTTATGCAAAACCCCACTAAACCCCGGATTACCTCTAGTTAACTTTGTTGGCATTAGGTTAATTAGTCCACTAATCAACTTTGCCAGTGGTATTAATTTCCAGAATCTGCACTATCATGTAGTAGTATATATACTTCATAATGGAAAGAGTACACAGAATATTATCTCAACGTGCGTGTAAGACAAACTGATGCTTTTGGCTTTGGACATTGTTGCTCCATTTGCTTCAAGTTGGAAAAGGAAAATAACAATGGTCCACTTTTTCGAGTATTCTTTCGGCAAGTCGTACTCGTACTCGTACTGTCAAAGTAAATTGCTTTTTGCATCAACGGAGCAAAAGAAAAtaaggggatttttttttttttttgtcaaaaggCTTTTTGCTGTGATATTACTTTCCTTACACGACCATTTCGTACAGTTTAATTGGGTCATTGTGATTATGGGTTGGTTCAACTTGGAAAATGAAAAGATTTATACAAGTTATTTATACATATGGTCACCACTTTGTGGGAAATCTCTAAGTAAATTGTAGTTTTGTTTTTCActtattctttatttattttctcaTCCGTACTTTTTGTTGTAACTTTAAAGAAATAAAATATTCCACTTTTGGAGTATTTTATAAGGAAATATTTATTCTTCAACTAATTTGCTTCCAATAGAAGGAGAACCTTAAATAGTTGATCTTCACTTCGTGCCCCTTAAATTTTGTTTACATAATTAAGTTAAATAATCATTTGAAAATGATACTACAAGCCAGTTGGCTAGCTAGAACTGCTGGAATCAAACAAGCACAAAAGATATATAGGTCCCCTCCCACCGTAAACGTGAATAGAAAAAGTTTATTGTCGCTAATATATTACATTTGAGTCGGAATATTAAGATGCAACCACTTTCAATCTAGTTTCTACTCCAATATAATTTTTATCCTCTAATCCCAAAGTCTACGCATATAATAAGTATATATAAACATCTTGTTTCGAAATATAGGTATAAATTATTGAACTATGAGTTTTGCATGACTATTGTATATCAGTTTAACTCATGAGCAAACTATTAATTTATTCGATCTCTTTGATGTGTCTTTGCATAATATATAGTCATTTGCCAATCTATTGTGTTGTCTCCATAAATAACTACAATTAAATATGTTAGATATTTGTCCTGATTTTCTTATCATAATTGGGTTTTCCTATTCCTTGAAGTAAGGACAACGTATTTACCATAATTGATTTTATCTTtacgaaaaaaaaatataattctttcaTATTTGGCTAATCCCTTTTCTTGGAGGAAAAAGTTTCGACTTTTACAGATTAAAGATCCTTCCTTCTCATTTaatagcatccacaatgtagtcatAAAGGGTTTGAGAGTCTtatttggtatcagagcgaggttcaagacaggttcatctAGGCGGGTTTAGTTCTAGCTGCAATGTATTTGACAGTAATCATGATTTTTGTTTGAGAAATTCCATCCGAGTGCTACTCATGTTGAGAAAAATTTCGTGGCAGAGATTTGGAGATGCGACTTGCTGAAGAttatgtgaagaaggtggatcaagtttattttctcaaaaatatttagGCCAAGGGAAGAATTATTAGATGTTTGtcctgattttcttaccatatttaaTTTTCATACCTCGTCATGCACATTGCCTGTGCTTGTTATTTCCCAACAAAATAGGCATTTGTTTTGGTATACAGTAACACAGTTTTTGGCTGGGATCCAAAGAAGAAGTATTTGAGTGGGTGGAAGCCGTGGAACTAAACGCGGAGGGATAAAAATTGTTGTCTTCTTTCGCGAAGGAGATTAAACACAGAGAGGAATATACCTATGTTTAGTTGTGGTTATAAGAAGTAAGAGAAGGATAACAGGTCATTTCTCCCATTTAGTAAGGAAGTAATACTTGAGAGTTCTTTCAATGCTATCTGATATCGTAAAGAAAGAAGTATATATGTTTAACTtatattcaaaaaaatatatatataaaacaatcTATATACAATTGATGTAACTTAAACTTGCTGCACAAAATTGATTGTGTTATTCTTTAAATTACTAATTTCACTAATTAATGAGTATGTTAcctttaatttcttttaattagTATAGTTGTGTAAATTTTTTACACTTTCATAgtaattttgtcacgacccgaaattcaaCTAGTCATGATGatacctaacccaacccgctaggtaagccaactaacaattatccaattccaataaAATCAATAAAACAATTAAATAGAGGAGTTAACTGAATCTTATACATCCCCAAAGAACTTGttgtacaaatcatgagcttctaagaatagaatttacaaagccggtataaaataaatacatcatctattcaaaaagtacataaacagTCTTTATGAGTCTAAGGCAACCAGGAACAAGAGGCAGCTGCAACCGGAACGCATATACGTCTTCAAATCCAGCTCCAGTCGAACACAACAACATCAACAgtcaacatctgcacgcaaggtgcagaagtgtagtatgagtacaaccaaccccatatactcaataagtaacaaatctaaccttaggttgaaagtagtgacgagctggaacaaaggTCCAACACtaatagccaacaacagttcatagcAATGTAAAGCAcgtaataaaagaagtaactcagaaTTTAAAATGCTCAGCTTGTTCATAATCCCGAAAATAGTTCTGCtcttcaagtatatcagtgaaaacccaaatcctctACGAAAACGTcgaaaaatatgagatagtttgaaaactgtaatttttctcaaaaaaatcCTTTCAACAGTAAATATGATGTTTCATTTTCTCTCTAGGTAGCAAGTGTAAAATACCTCTCGATGCCCATATGTCAATATatgtgagaagtcatgaatggAGTGATACCGTGCAgcatgaggaaaatgcatctctatgcttgtatgtcatgtgcatgtcaaatgcaatgcgGCTCAGTGATGAAgccatatgcatactctcagagtatcaattTACTCAGTCCTCCCAGTCACTTATTCCTCACAGCCACTGAGTCATCACATTCACTCAATCCCCCCATTCACTCGGTACTCGGCACTTACACTCAGTAGATACATGCGCTCActagggtgtgtacagactccggaggggctccttcagccctcagcctcacttagtcatcaatctctccagtctctcgggctctcaatgCCATGAAATATCAGCCCAAAAATAATTATGTGATATATCTGTAAATAGTAACAGAGACAGAGATATaatatgcatatgaatgcgtaTGACTGAGTATATAATGCAATGAAAGCAGGTAGCTTAACAgcagaaatgacctcagtgggtcccaacaggataagcatgtagcctagacatggATCACATATCAATAGCTCAAGTACTTAGAAATTTCATGGTTACGGGTAAGATCAGGTAACCACAcaataccacaaaaataacaaagtcacaattcacacggtatacgcccacacgcccgtcacctagcatgtgagtCACCCTAATACCAATCACATAtcacgtaattcggggtttcataccctcagcactaagtttagaagtgttacttacctcgaacaagccaattccaataccgagcaagccaagagATGCTCCAAAATACTATCTGGCGCGTACCGACCTCGAACAactcaaaaatagccaaaagcaactcaaatacatcaaataaagctcAAGGAAATAATTTCAAATGATAATGATCAAATCCTTAATCAAAACCCAAAACTGGCCAAAAGTCGCACTCAGGCCCGTccctcggaacccaacaaaactcacaaaatccggcaacccattcaattacgagtccaaccatactagtttcactcaattctgactccaaatcgatgttcaaaactcaaaatttatattatgaaacttaagccaaaacccctaattttctctttaaaattcacaaTCTTGTTActaaaaatgaagatagattcacgaaatataatcaaaactgaGTAGAGAACTCTTACCCTatttcatatggtgaaaattgcttcaaatatcgcctcaatccgagctccatagctccaaaaatgtaaaaatggccaaaatcctcgaaatagagtactttatacttCTGCCCAACCATCGTCGCATCTGGGACACACTTGGCTGCTTCTATAGCGTCGCTTCTGCGACAAACATTACACTTTTGCGGCGAAGCACAATAGAAATGGACCTCGCACCTGCGGAAAAA
This genomic stretch from Nicotiana sylvestris chromosome 9, ASM39365v2, whole genome shotgun sequence harbors:
- the LOC104244039 gene encoding monothiol glutaredoxin-S11-like — its product is MDKVRRLATEHGVVIFSKSTCCLCYAVTILFQDQLGVSPYVHEIDHDPEGKEMEKALLRMSCNASVPAVFIGGKLVGSTNEVMSLHLKGSLIQLLKPYMPN